In Spirosoma sp. KUDC1026, the sequence GGCGCTGCTTTCTTTTTGGTCTTTTGCTTAAACGTTTAAGCTTTTATAATACAACTCCTAAACCTGATTATGCAACGAAGAAACTTCTTACAGTCGACGCTCGTCGGCTCAGCGGCTCTCTGGGCGGGCGGGTTGCCAACACTGGCCCAGGCTGCGCCCAAGCTGAAGATCACTAAAATCCGCTATTATAGCGCGCCGGGGTACAATAAACCACTCTTCAACCAGGCTCGCGGGATCGTCGAAATTCAGACCGATGGCGGGATTATTGGCATTGGCGAAGGCGGATTTAAGGACGTAGTCGAGCAATGCGCCCAGATGATGATCGGCGAAAATCCGTTCCAGGTCGAGCACATCTGGCAGAATGTGTACCGGGGTATGTTTTATCCCCCCGGCCGGGAGAAGTTGCACGCCCTCGGCGCGCTGGAAATGGCGCTGTGGGATCTTAAAGGCAAAGCGCTGGGTGTGCCCGTGTATGAACTGCTGGGCGGTGCCACGCGTGACTACGTCGAGTGCTACGCTACCGGCTTTCGGGCTTCCAAAGCCAAAACAGAAGAGGAACGCGCCCGGGACTGCATCGAAGCCGGGTTGCGGGCGTACCGGATCGGTCCGACTGGCGGCAACGGCGATCAGTCCTTCGATTTTTATGATAATGCGAAGAAAACCATCGACTTCTGCAAGCGTATCGATGCGGCCGTTGGGGGCGGAGGACACTGGGCCATCGACCTGCACACCCGTTTTGATACGACCGAAGGCATCAAAATCTGTAAAGCAATCGAAAGTCTGGAGCCCTACTTCGTCGAGGATGTCATTCGCTCCGAAAATCCGGGCGTCTACAAAACAGTGCGCCAGATGACAACAGTCCCCCTGGCCGTGGGTGAGCAGTTCGGCGACCGCTGGGACATCAACGAATTACTAGAAGACCAACTTATTGATTACACCCGCGTAACGCTGCCCAATACGGGCGGACTTTTAGAGCTCAAGAAGATTGCGGCTTTGTGCGAGACCCACTACATCGGTATGATTCCGCACTTTACCGGTCCGCTCTCCACGGCGTCGCTGGTTCACGTACTGGGTTCCAGCAGCCCTACCCGCTGCCTGATGGAGTTGGCTGGTGGCGAACCCGAACGCCCGCCCTACTTCAACGAGGACTACATCAACTTCAAAAATGGCAAGCTGTACCTGAACCCGAATCCGGGGCTGGGCGTCACCTTCGATCCGAAGAAGGCCACGTTCGTGATGGAAGTCACTGAAAAAACGAAGTTCCCCCACCCGATCCTGAAAAGTCCGGATGGTGCTATTCACAACTGGTAAACAGCGCTACCCGCTTATTCCTACTGTCATTTACCTTATTACGCATTCCAACTTTTTCTTCCTGAACGCAAATGAATACACTCATTTTTCCTACCCCCTTACCCTTACGTATCCATGAAAACATTTTTAACTGTTGTCTGGCTTTGCTACCTGTCAGGCGGTTACGCTGCCTACGCCCAGATTAATCGAATCACCGGTCGGGTGACAGGCACCGACAAACAGGGGCTACCCGGTGTGAACGTCTTGGTCAGCGGCAGTTCTACAGGAACGACAACCGACGCCAATGGCGAGTATTCAATCAATGCTGCCACCACCGCTACATTAGTCTTTTCATATATAAGCTACGTTAGCCAGACGATACCGGTCAACAACCGGTCGATTATCAACGTACAGCTGGCCGAAGACGCTAAATCAATCGACGAAGTGGTCGTGACAGCACTAGGTATCAAGAAAGAAGCCAAAACGCTGGGTTATGCCACCGTGACGGCCACCGCCGAGCAGATTTCCGTCAACCGGACGTCCAATTTTGTGAGTGGCCTACAGGGCAAACTGGCGGGAGTAAACATCTCAACAATGGGGTCAGGGCCCGCCGGTACCGCCAAAATCCGTATTCGGGGCCAGTCGTCGTTCAGTGGGCAGAACAACCCGCTGATTGTGGTCAACGGCGTACCCATTGACAACTCAAACTACTCGCTGGGGGGCGACTACGGTTCTAGGGCTGCGAACAGTTCCGACGGGGGCGACGGACTGAGCAGTATCAACCCCGACGATATTGAAACCATGACCGTGCTGAAAGGCGCAACGGCAGCCGCGTTGTACGGCTCGCGTGCCAAAGACGGCGTGGTGATGATTACAACCAAGAGCCGGGGTTCGGGCAAAGGATTCGGCGTTACGTACAACGCCAACTTCACGACCGATACACCCCTGGATTTCACCGATTTCCAGTACGAATACGGGCAGGGCGAGGGCGGCAAACGCCCCACCTCAACCAGACCAACATCAGGTGTGTGGAGCTTCGGCGAGAAATTCCAGCCGGGCATGACGCAGGTGCTGTTCGACAACGAAACCTATCCCTACGAACCTGTCTACAACCGGGTGAAACAGTTCTACCGCATCGGCACCAACTTTACTAATACCGTTACGGTGGCGAATAACGGCCCCCAGGGCGGCTTCAGTCTCTCGTTCGGCAATACCGACAACCGGGGAATCATGGAGAATAACACCTTTAACCGGAAGGTGATCAACCTGGGTTTCAGCCAGAACATCAGCAGCAAACTCATCGCATCGGGAAACATCAACTACTCGAAAGAAAATAACGTCAACCCACCGCAGATCAACACCCAGGACTTCTCAGTCTCGACGGTGGTATTCACGCTGGCCAACTCTATGCCGTTTCAGGCCCTGCGCGACAACCAGACCGAGGCCAACGGCGACGAGTTTGTGTTCTCGCGCTTTCTGGTGCGGAACAACCCATACTATTCCATGAATCGCCACTTTGAGCACATCAAACGCGACCGGATTTTCGGCAACATTGCGCTCAAGTATCAGTTCACCGACTGGCTTTACCTGCAGGGACGTATCGCGCAGGATTTTTATATCCGCAACCAGGACTATAACATTCCCAATGGCTACGCGCCCATTGCCCGAGCCCCCGTTGGCTACGTCAATGGCTCGTACACGCAGGATGTACGCCAGAATACCGAACGGAACATCGATTTCATTCTGGGTGCCAACCGGACCTTCGGCAAAATTGGCGTCGACCTGACGCTGGGTGGTAACGCCCGTTACGCCCGCAACGACTATAACAGCGTTACGGTGCAGGATTTTGTGCAGCCTGGCCTATACACCGTCGCCAACGGACGCATCAAGAATCCCGTTTATAGCCTGGCCGAGAAGAAAATCAATTCCTTGTTCGGGGCTGCCACGATCTCGTACCGCGAGTTTTTGTACCTGAACCTGACCGCCCGCAACGACTGGTTCTCCACGCTGGCCCCCTCGAACCGAAGCATTCTGTACCCATCGGCAACCGCCAGTTTCGTGTTCTCGCAGGCCTTTGAGAACCTGCCAACCTGGATTTCCTTCGGAAAGTTGCGAGCGGCCTACGCACAGGTGGGCTCCGATAACGTCGACCCCTACTCCAACGCACTTTACTACGGCGTCGATAACAACTCATTTCCAAATCCGTCGGGGCAACTCGTGCCCGTGGGCGGCATCAACGCGACCGTGGTACCAAACAAAAATCTGCGCCCACTCCGGATTCAGGAGGCCGAGGTTGGTATGGAACTGAAACTGTTCGAGAACAAGGTTGGCTTCGATTTTACGTACTACCACAAAACGACCGACGACCAGATTCTGGCGGCTCAGATTTCTGATGCGTCCTCGTTCACTAGTAAGTTGATCAACGTGGGCCGGAGCATGAACCAGGGGCTGGAAATGCTGCTGACGTTTTCGCCCGTCAACACAAAGGCCTTCCGCTGGGACGTGAGTGCCAACGTATCCTACAACACCTCGAAAGTGCTGCGTCTGGGCTTGTCGCCCAATGATACGGTCATTACCGTCAGCAGCGGTGGGGGCCGCACATTGAACCAGGTCGTCGATAAACCCATAGGCCAGCTGTACACCTTTACGTACCTACGCGATGCGCAGGGACGGCAGGTCTTCGATCTCAACAGCGGGATGCCCCTGCGCAACAATACGCTGGTAAACGTGGGAACTGCTCTGCCGCGCTACTTCGGTGGGATCACGAATACGTTTACCTACAAAGGGTTGACATTGTCGGTGCTGATCGACTTCAAGCTGGGGCACAAAATGATTGCCGGCCGGAATATCAATTACATGCGCCACGGCCTGTCGAAACGCACGCTGCCGGGCCGGGATGTGGGCTTCGTCATCGGTAACGGGGTCAATCCGAACGGTGAGATTAACCAGACGCGGGCCGCCATACAACCCTATTACGAGTCAATCAACCCGCTGGGTATCAATGAGGATTTTGTCTTCAACGCGGGCTTCTGGAAACTACGTCAGTTGACACTGGGCTATGATTTCACCCCGCTGCTGCCCGAGAGTCTATTTATCAAAGGCCTGCGCCTGAATGCCGTTGCCAACAACGTGCTGATTATCAAGAAATGGACCGAAAACATGGACCCGGAGGAAGCACTGGTATCGTCGGACAATGCCGTTGGTCTGGATTTCTGGCCGGGCCTGCCCCCTACCCGCAGCATTGGCTTTAACCTCAACGTCCGGTTCTGATTTTCTGTCCCGTGCGTCTGTCAGTGACGTCATAGCGCACTGATAGACAGCAGTCTAAAACTCGATCATCATGAAAATTTATTCCAAACACACACTCGCCCTTCTGCTCTCGCTCAGCCTGTTATCGGGCTGCGACCAGGGCTTTACGGAGCTCAATACCAACCAGGTGGACCCTACGTCGCTGGCTCCCTCAATGGTGCTCAACAAAGGGATCATCAACACGAACTACCTTGACGGTTTTGGTACGCTGGGCATGCTGACCTACAATTTCGGCATTGTCCAGCAGATCATTACGCCCTACGGCAGTTCGCTCTCCGGGGCCAACTACGATCAGATCAACAACGGCAATACGGTTCTGGTCTGGACCAACTTTTACCGCAACGTATTGAAGCAACTAGTGGCGGTGATTGAGCAGACCAAGAACGATCCGCTACAGGTCAATACCTACCAGACTGCCCGGATCTGGAAGGCGTATATGTTTATGATTCTGACCGATACGTACGGCGATGTGCCTTATTTTGAAGCCGGACAGGGCTACACGACGGAGATCATTACACCAAAGTACGATCCGCAGCAAACGATCTACAAGGACATTCTGAAGGAGCTCGACGAAGCATCGGCGGCTCTTACGACGGTGCAGGCTCCAGTTGTGACCGATATCCTGTACGGCGGGAACGTAGCGCAGTGGAAAAAGCTGGGTTATTCGTTTATGCTCCGGGCGGCCATGCGGCTGACGAAAGTAGAACCAGCCACGGCCGAATCATACGTTAAAAAAGCGGTGGCCGGTGGGGTCTTCCAGTCGAACGCCGACAACTCGATTCTCAGACATACGTCTACCTACAACAACTTCATTGCCAATCACCTGGCTGCCCGCGAAAAGACCAACTTTTACCTAGCGGCTCCCTTCGTGAACTACCTGAAAGAAAACAACGACCCCAGGCTCCGGGTCTTTGCCGTGCGTTACGTCGGTGCCAAAGGGGGGCAGGAACAGGTGGCCGCGCGGGCCACCTCCGATCCGCAGCAGCAGATTGGTATGCCGATGGGTTACAACGACGTAACGATTACGACGGTGCTGGCCCAGAACAATGTAGCCAGCCTCTGGGATTTCTCGCAGGTCAACCTGAACACAGTCCTGAAGCTTGACGCCCCCGAGTTCCACATCACCTACGCCCAGACGCAGCTGCTGCTGGCCGAAGCCACCGTTCGGGGTTGGGTGTCGGGTACTGCGGCCGAGTATTTCGCGCGGGGCGTCCGGGCGCATCTCGATCAGATGGCATCGTACGGAGCGACCCTGTCGGAAACGGCCATCAAAACGTATCTGGACGCGCATCCGCTGGACGCCAGCAAGGCGCTGGAGCAGATCAATACGCAGTACTGGGTAGCCAGCTTCCTCGACGGTACGGAAGCTTTCGCCAACTTCCGGCGGAGCGGTTATCCCGCTCTGAAGAAAAATCCCTATCCCGGCTCGGAGGTCAAAGGCGACTTCATCCGGCGGATGCCCTACCCCGACAGCGAGATTGTTGTCAACTCGGCGCAACTGAACGAAGCCGTCGCCCGGCAGGGTCCTAACACCCTCGACACCCGCGTGTGGTGGGATAAGAAATGATCTTTTCTCCCACGGCCTGGCTCTTTGAGCTATGGAGACGGGCTGTGGGGGAAAGATTCATACAACTAATTCAATACCAGTAACTCATCTAAACGCTCCTTTTTTACTCATGAATCAATTGGATCAAAGTCGCCGTGATACGTTGAAAATGCTTGGTTTTGGCTCGTCGGTCGGTTTGTTAGGCATGCTGGGCAGTACATCCACGGCCGAAGCACACGAACAGGCGGGCAAACCGGCCTACGCAGTTGGGATGCCCGCGGTAAAAATCAAAAGCGTACGGGCTATTGCCACCGCGCCCCAGGGCTCCAACCTGATTGTGGTGAAAGTAGAAACGACGGAGCCAGGACTGTATGGCCTGGGCTGTGCGACCTTTACCCAGCGGGCGGCTGCGGTTGTCGTGGCCATCAACACGTATCTCAACGAGTTCTGCGTCGGCAAAGACGTTGACAACATCGAAGATATGTGGCAGTCGGCCTACGTCAGTTCGTACTGGCGCAACGGCCCGGTACTCAACAACGCCCTCAGCGGACTCGATCAGGCCCTGTGGGACATCAAGGGTAAGCGGGCCAATATGCCGGTCTATCAGTTGCTGGGCGGTAAAGTCCGGTTTGCCATTCCCTGCTACACCCATGCGGGTGGCAACACTGCCGAAGCGACGGCCGACAGCGTGAAAAAATTTATGGAGCAGGGCTACAAATACATCCGCATCCAGCAGGGCGGCTACGGCGGTGTTGGCAGCAACCTCGATAAACCCGACTTCAAAGGCAGCGGTTTCGCCAACGACAGCGACTCCTACATGAACGTAACGGGCTACCTGAAATCGGTGCCCAAGATGTTTGAACTGGTCCGCAAGCAGTGTGGCGACGAAATTGAACTGCTGCACGACGTCCACGAGCGGGTGCAGCCTATGGAAGCCATCAACCTGATCAAGCAGGTGGAAGATTTCCGGCCGTTCTTCATTGAAGATCCGTTCTCGCCCGAGAACATGAAATGGTTCGCCCAGCTCCGCCAGACCACGACGGTGCCAATTGCCATGGGTGAGCTGTTCAACAATATCAATGAGTTCAAGGAGCCGATGGTGAACCAGTGGTTCGACTACATCCGGATACACGTATCACAGATTGGTGGTATCACCCCGGCCATGAAAGTAGCCCGGCTGGGCGAGTGGTTCAACGTCCGCACGGCCTGGCACGGCCCCGGCGACGTATCGCCCGTTGGGCACGCGGCTCACGCCCATATCGATCTAGCTGTCTGGAACTTCGGCATCCAGGAAGCGGTGCAGTTCTCGGAGAAAACGCAGGCCGTTTTCAGCGGCTGCCCGACAATGAATCAGGGTTACATGTCGGTCAACGAGGTGCCTGGGCTGGGCGTTGACATCAACGAAAAAGAAGCCGCAAAATACCCCATTGGCACAAAATCCAACTGGCTGGTTCGTAAAGCAGACGGTACAGTAATCCGACCGTAAGGGTCGGCTGATTTGAGCTTTGGCTCAATCGTGTCAATTGCTTAATCGATCAAATAGGGATTAACTAATTTCTTAATTGTCACCCCTGACCCTCCCGCGACGGGGGACCGCCCAAAACTTAGTCTTGTAGAGGTGTGCTCTGACCACCGGCACAGGCCGCCCCGCCTAGCCCCTCCTAAAACAGCAGGGGAATAAGCATAAGTTGCCTTTCAACCACCCCCTCCTAATTTTCTAACGGTCCGCGCCACGGTGGCCGCCGTAGCGGGAGTGGGCAGGGGGTGGTAAGTAGCGGAAAACAGAACCCGATTCGCCACCTCGGGAAACCTCTGCGAAATGAACCAGGGACGGCGGCCACCGTAGCATGGACCACCCAAAACTGGTGAGGAACCGCTGCCGGGAGAGAAACAGTGTACAACTCAATCAATACAGATTAAATACTACTCTTTTCAATCAACACATAAATGAATCTTTTAACTAAACAACCGGGCTT encodes:
- a CDS encoding enolase C-terminal domain-like protein; translated protein: MNQLDQSRRDTLKMLGFGSSVGLLGMLGSTSTAEAHEQAGKPAYAVGMPAVKIKSVRAIATAPQGSNLIVVKVETTEPGLYGLGCATFTQRAAAVVVAINTYLNEFCVGKDVDNIEDMWQSAYVSSYWRNGPVLNNALSGLDQALWDIKGKRANMPVYQLLGGKVRFAIPCYTHAGGNTAEATADSVKKFMEQGYKYIRIQQGGYGGVGSNLDKPDFKGSGFANDSDSYMNVTGYLKSVPKMFELVRKQCGDEIELLHDVHERVQPMEAINLIKQVEDFRPFFIEDPFSPENMKWFAQLRQTTTVPIAMGELFNNINEFKEPMVNQWFDYIRIHVSQIGGITPAMKVARLGEWFNVRTAWHGPGDVSPVGHAAHAHIDLAVWNFGIQEAVQFSEKTQAVFSGCPTMNQGYMSVNEVPGLGVDINEKEAAKYPIGTKSNWLVRKADGTVIRP
- a CDS encoding mandelate racemase/muconate lactonizing enzyme family protein, with the translated sequence MQRRNFLQSTLVGSAALWAGGLPTLAQAAPKLKITKIRYYSAPGYNKPLFNQARGIVEIQTDGGIIGIGEGGFKDVVEQCAQMMIGENPFQVEHIWQNVYRGMFYPPGREKLHALGALEMALWDLKGKALGVPVYELLGGATRDYVECYATGFRASKAKTEEERARDCIEAGLRAYRIGPTGGNGDQSFDFYDNAKKTIDFCKRIDAAVGGGGHWAIDLHTRFDTTEGIKICKAIESLEPYFVEDVIRSENPGVYKTVRQMTTVPLAVGEQFGDRWDINELLEDQLIDYTRVTLPNTGGLLELKKIAALCETHYIGMIPHFTGPLSTASLVHVLGSSSPTRCLMELAGGEPERPPYFNEDYINFKNGKLYLNPNPGLGVTFDPKKATFVMEVTEKTKFPHPILKSPDGAIHNW
- a CDS encoding SusD/RagB family nutrient-binding outer membrane lipoprotein, producing the protein MKIYSKHTLALLLSLSLLSGCDQGFTELNTNQVDPTSLAPSMVLNKGIINTNYLDGFGTLGMLTYNFGIVQQIITPYGSSLSGANYDQINNGNTVLVWTNFYRNVLKQLVAVIEQTKNDPLQVNTYQTARIWKAYMFMILTDTYGDVPYFEAGQGYTTEIITPKYDPQQTIYKDILKELDEASAALTTVQAPVVTDILYGGNVAQWKKLGYSFMLRAAMRLTKVEPATAESYVKKAVAGGVFQSNADNSILRHTSTYNNFIANHLAAREKTNFYLAAPFVNYLKENNDPRLRVFAVRYVGAKGGQEQVAARATSDPQQQIGMPMGYNDVTITTVLAQNNVASLWDFSQVNLNTVLKLDAPEFHITYAQTQLLLAEATVRGWVSGTAAEYFARGVRAHLDQMASYGATLSETAIKTYLDAHPLDASKALEQINTQYWVASFLDGTEAFANFRRSGYPALKKNPYPGSEVKGDFIRRMPYPDSEIVVNSAQLNEAVARQGPNTLDTRVWWDKK
- a CDS encoding SusC/RagA family TonB-linked outer membrane protein; this encodes MKTFLTVVWLCYLSGGYAAYAQINRITGRVTGTDKQGLPGVNVLVSGSSTGTTTDANGEYSINAATTATLVFSYISYVSQTIPVNNRSIINVQLAEDAKSIDEVVVTALGIKKEAKTLGYATVTATAEQISVNRTSNFVSGLQGKLAGVNISTMGSGPAGTAKIRIRGQSSFSGQNNPLIVVNGVPIDNSNYSLGGDYGSRAANSSDGGDGLSSINPDDIETMTVLKGATAAALYGSRAKDGVVMITTKSRGSGKGFGVTYNANFTTDTPLDFTDFQYEYGQGEGGKRPTSTRPTSGVWSFGEKFQPGMTQVLFDNETYPYEPVYNRVKQFYRIGTNFTNTVTVANNGPQGGFSLSFGNTDNRGIMENNTFNRKVINLGFSQNISSKLIASGNINYSKENNVNPPQINTQDFSVSTVVFTLANSMPFQALRDNQTEANGDEFVFSRFLVRNNPYYSMNRHFEHIKRDRIFGNIALKYQFTDWLYLQGRIAQDFYIRNQDYNIPNGYAPIARAPVGYVNGSYTQDVRQNTERNIDFILGANRTFGKIGVDLTLGGNARYARNDYNSVTVQDFVQPGLYTVANGRIKNPVYSLAEKKINSLFGAATISYREFLYLNLTARNDWFSTLAPSNRSILYPSATASFVFSQAFENLPTWISFGKLRAAYAQVGSDNVDPYSNALYYGVDNNSFPNPSGQLVPVGGINATVVPNKNLRPLRIQEAEVGMELKLFENKVGFDFTYYHKTTDDQILAAQISDASSFTSKLINVGRSMNQGLEMLLTFSPVNTKAFRWDVSANVSYNTSKVLRLGLSPNDTVITVSSGGGRTLNQVVDKPIGQLYTFTYLRDAQGRQVFDLNSGMPLRNNTLVNVGTALPRYFGGITNTFTYKGLTLSVLIDFKLGHKMIAGRNINYMRHGLSKRTLPGRDVGFVIGNGVNPNGEINQTRAAIQPYYESINPLGINEDFVFNAGFWKLRQLTLGYDFTPLLPESLFIKGLRLNAVANNVLIIKKWTENMDPEEALVSSDNAVGLDFWPGLPPTRSIGFNLNVRF